Part of the Chanos chanos chromosome 5, fChaCha1.1, whole genome shotgun sequence genome, TTACAggtttttgtgttctgtttttttgtttgtttgtttgttttttggtcttaATAGACAGATGTACCTCAGGAACAAGGTGCATGAAAAAGATCACTAAATCTGAACTTCACTCAATTAAGACCACGTAGTTCTCATttcagaagaggaaaagagcGTTAGGTTTGACACCATGAAACAAGTTTAGCAAGTGGAAATAGGTTCACACAGATCCGCCTGACAAACAGGTAGCAGAGCGGCACTTTGACACTCTCATTCCTGACATTAAAGAGCAGTCCTGCTTGTGTCCTGGAAGTTGTTTGATTGATCCCATTTGACAAAAGTCTTACATAACATTACATGAgcaatgcatttgttttatcACACCCAAAGCCGAAAAAACAggatggtttctttttttctctttaacagaACGTCCCAAACTCACAATGACATGTGGATATTCACTAGATCTCTGTAGAAAGAAATGTTCAAAGGATTTGGGTGCTTAAATCAAGGAATGAAGTTTCAAAACAAATTTGAGAACATACTGAACATCGGAGTGACTCAGTAAATTAACATATTCAGTGAAACTGCTACATACACAATTTCACACAATTTTTTGATATCACCAGGCTGTGCCATCTGACAGGTATTCACTGTAGTTATCTGCATGCCAAATATCAGCTATGTCTGCACAAATTTTCCTCTGATTTCCTTAGTATATATATTTGTGAGCCACATCAGGCATAACGAGTCCACCCACTGTTCTAACATACCAAGGGGGAAGTAGAGCATGTTTTAACTAAACTGAGCATCCACCTGGGGCTAAGAAAAGGAATTAGGTGAGAGGGTTAAGAAAGACAGGGGAAGAAGGAgtaagacagtgagagagacagagacagagagaaacagacaaagagccAGAAAAAAGGGTAGAGTTTAAATGACAAAGCCATTGAATGGTGTTTTCACTCAACAGCTAAATGCTCAGTTATCCCCAAAGAATACTCTCAACTCCAGAGTTAAAACATTGTCTGCTCCATCCTCTCATACAGAAGAGACACACTCACTTTGGTGTCCTCTGCTGTTCTTGTTCTCCCTCTCAAATCGACTTAAGACATAATCTCCAGTGCAAATTTAATGGAGCCCCCTCTCCTCTACCACCCTTTCCCCACTGGGAACAAGTTTTACACTGGATACCATGCATTTCTGAAGGGTTTGTCCGGACCTGCCTTTGGAATGTCGACCTTAGAATGACGCATACTGTAGAACTGAGTAACATTTGATAAAAGAAGTTATGTCAGTTAAACCAGAAATCAGTTCAAATAACAAACACGACACTCATGAAAACAATGATGTGGGTAGCGTTAGTGCTCAGTATGTTGACTAACAATACTAATGCTGTATGTAATCTTCAGGAGGtgatttatgttttaattttgtctgCATTCCAATCCCGAATGGAAACAGGCGTCCACTCAGTTTCCATATTGTCTGTTCGCCTCCTCAGAAAGAACTCAGTGACAAACAAGCAGAGACTGTGAAGACGGTGACTGCAGCAGAGAATGCCATCAATAAGCTACAGGTCAACACTGTCTCCATTGAGGTATGAAAAGATTTGCATTTGTCACACACCTCCTCACCCCACTAGAACTTTGTCCCATATAAGCCTTGTGCCGTGTCTTTAATTACATCAAAGTATGGTCAGAAGTTGACGTCACATCCAATCGCAGAACAAACAATACAATTAAACGtgtaataatgaaaataaaatgaaataatgtacCAGTATAATTAATAAGACTGTCTTCAGTGAATCATTGTAGTGTAGAGATAGTATATGTCTGTTTACATGGgcagcacattcacacagtgtcCATGACAGAACAGAATTAGCTCAGGATGCAGGTCACAGGTTCCTCCCACAGGGCAGTGCATTCCTTTGTGTAAGGTTGTGTTTACCCTCTGAACAGCTTTGTGTAAGGTTGTGTTTGCCTTCTGAACAGCTTTGTGTAAGGTTGTGTTTACCCTCTGAACAGCTTTGTTCAGAAATTCCAAAGTGCTTACTGTTCACTGACAGCCCTCTCCGTCTCATGTCTGTCTCTTGTCGCAATTTTATTCGTTTTATCTGTGGGCAGCACACGCATTAGGTGCACAATGATGCTACCTTAGTAGGTTCTGAAATCCTTTATAATGGACAACACCCgactggtttcttttttttttcaaaggagaCCTAGTGTATAGTTTCAGCCAGTTACCAACCCCACTACTGTCAACTGTTGTGTGTGGAGGACAGAGAAGCTTCATAAATTCCTTACACATTACGTCATTGTTTTCACTCTCTAGGATCTTATCTTAGTGTGTTGTGACGGAAACACACTCAGTTTTATATAAAGGTCAAACGTTCTAGGGTTTGTCAAAGTAAATAAGAACTGACTTGTATAAACTACTGAACATTATTAATGTAAATTATGGTCAAAAGTTGTATTTGAGGACATCCACACCAAACCAGCAAAGAATAATAaagaatttcagttttacagcagCCTAAAAGCAATGGAAAACACTACTGCAAAAGTAAATCTAAGATTTCAAAGACCTCTTATTGTTCACTAGCCTTGCATCTCTGCTCCAGAGTCTGGCAGTCTTCTTTTTAGAGGGCTACAGCAAATGAAGGCTTTTTTGATCTAGTTCAATTCTGACACCATTAATCCTGAAGAGTTTCTAGATATTAAATTCTAGGCCTGAAACTAAATCCTGGTCTTCTGAGGATTATTCTACTTGATCATGTCCATGtctgaaaagtgaaaatgatcTTCTTCTCCCCCTCAGACGTCAGTGACAGAGGTTCGTAGTGTCATAGAGGAGCAGTTCACAAAGCTGCAGGCAGCAGTGGAGACCGTGAAGCGGGAGGTGACGGAGATCCTGGAGGGTGAGGAGCGGCAGGCCCTGCGGCAGGCGGAGGGAATCCGTTCTCACCTGGAGCAGAGGTGTACCGATCTGAAAAAGATCCAGGTGCAGATGGAAAGGATCTCCAAGAACAAGAATGACGTGGATTTTCTTCAGGTACTTCTACATAAAAAGCTTGATTTGCTGTTGATGCCAGTTTTGGTCTAATCAGCTCAAGCCTAAGGTCTTATgtgaaactaaaacaaacactgttaaatcATAGGTTTTACGCATTCCAGTAACATTGCACAAGGGCCACTTCATGAACATTTATTGTGAGCTGCTATATTCTTTCTCATAGGTTCCTCTATGCACTGTTTTATTAGTAAGCAAACAATCTTCTTTTTAAGACTTGAGACTCTCAGAATTCCATATTTAGGATGTGGAGATATGAAAAGTGGTTATGGTCGTTCATAGATACTGTGTCAGTTTAAAAGGGTGTGAACAGTGTTTGTAAAGTGAGGATCTTCTTTGTAGGAGCACAGTGAGTGGAAAAAGGAGACTCCAGACATCTCCCTGCCGGGAGTGTACATCGGCCTGATGGACCGCCTAAAACCCTTCAGTCAAGTGATCATACAGTCAACAGAGGAGCTGTGTGAGAAACATCTAACTGCCTACCTGGACACCCTCAGAGATGCCTGCAGGAGTggtgagagcacacacacacacacacacacacacacagagacagacagacagacagacaggtacacacgtatacacattCCCTTTATGCATAAAGACATATTTCAGAACAAGCGTCTAGGGACCTTTAAGAGTTCCcaatcctcaaaaaaaaaaaaagagactgccAGCACAtcagatgtttttatttctggCTCCGGGACAAACAACCAACCACACAACAAGGAAGAAAGGTTTTAGCGCAGAGACATAGAGTTATTGAAATAGGTGTGTGTCAGAGGCAAGCTGGAGCTTGTCCCGTGGCCCAGAGCAACAGCAGTCAGTGTGTCCCTAGTGAAGCTTCCAGTGGAAACCAGAAAAGGCAGTCACCACGCCAAACCAAAACTCAGCAGTGTTGCCTGAGCGTGTGAACACAAAAATATCTTTGATGGCTTAATGTATAATGATGCACTGGTTACGTTCATTTCAGATAATAgtctataaatatatttacatttatataacaatatataaatatattgttttttgcATCCCTAGACAACATGAGCATAAAAACAACAGTCCATGCCATCATCTCTTCCAAGCAGAACTTGAGTATACCTGACCCAAAAACGCGAGAGGACTTTCTCAAATGTGAGTATGCTTGGTTTTCCCATAGACGTCACAGAGTTTATAAACACCAAATTGTATTCTGAGAGCATGTGAAACCCCCCCCCGTGTTTGTGatccatttctctcacacatgaatCATTTGTTTATGGAAATATACACAAGcacatttcttcctctttgcaTCGAGCTTGTCACGCATGTTGATTCTTTCCTGTTTGAGTCtgaattcagtgtttttgttcttctggtAGATGCCACTCTGTTGAGTTTTGACGCTGAAACAGCACACAAGTTCCTCCGTCTCACTGAAGATAACCGTAAAGTAACCAACACTACTCCTTGGCAACACAGCTATCCAGACGTGCCGGAGCGCTTTGAGCATTGGCGGCAAGTCCTCGCGGTAGAGAGCTTTTATTTGGGTCGGCATTACTTTGAGGTGGACATGAGCGGAGAGGGGACTCATGTTGGCCTCACTTATAAGAGCATTGACCGCAAAGGCCAGGAGACCAATAGCTGCATCACCGGCAACAACTTCTCCTGGTGTCTGCAATGGAACGGTCGCACCTTCTCTGCTTGGCATAGCGATGTCGAGACTCCGCTCAGCTTCAGCAAGGTGACACGCATTGGAGTGTATGTGGACTACTCCAGAGGCCAGCTGGCCTTCTACGGTTTCGATGAAGACATGTTTCTCATTCATCAGTATCAGGCAGAATTTCTGGAGCCATTATACCCCGCCTTCTGGTTGTCAAAGAAGGAGAATGTAGTTTTGCTAGTTAATCCAGGAGACCCGCTTCCTCTTAAAAGCCCCTCACCCCCCACAACACCCCCAAATGGAACTTCTGTTCCTCCAACACTGTCGCAGTAGTAACTCCAAGGGTCCACAAGCTCCTTTATTCATCACAGTTTGTAATTATATTCAGATGCTGGTGTTTAGacaatttattttattgtttaaataaattaaatggtACAATTATGGCATTTCAGTGAATTTGTATAGTTTAACATCCACAAAACAGGTTGTTGATTATGGACTGGGTGAgcctgttttttctgtgttcatttatttggttaGTACATGCCACTGCATAAAAAATAGTAGAGAGTCATTGTCAGTAATTTAACCATGGTTTGCATTGGCTTATACTCCAATGCCTCAAGCAAAATAATGGAAAGTTATCTGCGCTGTCTGATtatctttcagttttctttttgctgttacATTGTACGTTCTGTTGCTGCACAGTTTGTgcaatgaatgtgtgtgcaaatATGTTTCTGTGCAAATAGGGTCAACTGCTGTTCTGAAGGAGAAACATTTTGTGCCTTCAATGTCTTGAGGCAAAATAACCATGTAAAGTGTGGTTACACCTGTTCTGTTACACGGCATCTGCATATGTAAACTGCAGAACCACAAGATAGCTTCTAGTCTTTCAATTGTTTTCTtcttcgttttttcttttttacatttactgCTGTATTCTTAAATAAATAGCTAAAAAAGAAAGTTATGAGTGATTTTATCACTTTGATTTGGGTGAGCAAATGTATATGAACTTTTTccaacattaaaacaacacatttcaacATACAGCCATAGATTTCCAAGTGACCAGCAATGTTTTCCCAAAATATCCAATATTATTTAGACATTATGACCTAAAATACTGACAAGAAGTGAGTGAATGCTACCATTCATGCAAATATTACAGCACACGATCCCTAGATAAACATTGTACATCATTTCTGACAgctatctttatttatttatttattgaaatgcatttaaattaCAAACCATACCAACTTATGAAGAACAGTataatgaagaaaacagaaaaaggaaaaacagataacagaaagaaaaaaagactgacagcATTCAACAAAAATGCTTCACTGAGTTTAATAGTTTTTAAACGTAAAGGATTGCTATTCATTTAAAAGACACTAATACAGATCATACACAAAAGCATCACATTTAAGTACAGTTTTCATGCATTTGCATTTATGTCTAATGATTAAAATCACAGCATTTACAATACACTTGCTTTGCTCTGTTTGATTAAAATAACATATGCCACAATTTTAGATTAAAGTTATAATCTGATTTCAAGTCAGAGCAGTCAGAACAAAATGCACAGCTTACAAGACAATCAAAGAAAATTTGAGACAATGACTTCACCATACAAAAGGTGTATTTCGGGTTATTGTccctaaatgtaaatattatgtGATGTAGTGTATAGGCCTATTTCACGTAAAGTCTTGTGAAGTGACCCTGTTTAGCTATGCTAGGAGTACAGAATCTATAGGGTAAAACCAACCCTTTTCCTTATTTGCCCCCCTAAGACTCCTCTGGAATCCGTTTGATCCATTTCGTTGAATTATGCCTGATTTGTTTATTACGGTGTTTTGGGTCGTGGATGCTGATATCCCCGGACTAAGCTGACAGCCATCGGGCATCAACATGACAGCCTTCCTTTACGTCACAGGAAGTTGCGGGCCACAAAGGGAACTCTCTGATAACAACATTTATTATGATGAGACAGGTACGTAAAATGGAAAGTCCTCGCAGACTTTCAGAGCTACAGATAAGAGAGTCTAATGtttaacataaaaatgtaagaTGTTGTTCAGCCTAGTGTAATGTTATAATTGTCTGTCGGTTTGCAAGCCGTCTTAGCAAGCTAGTCAGGCGGCTAGCCATGTTTGTTGTAATCATTTGCTCGGGACCTCTTCATATTGTTGTTAAATTTAATCAGTTTGAAGCGACATATTTGTAATGACGTCTTAATAATGAGGTGAGTTGGGTGCAATATTTTCTTACGTCACTTATGAACAACTTtgttatataatatatttttggGCGGAGAGGTTTTGATGGGCAGCTAATTTGGTCGCttacgtttttttttactcctgcAATTCGTGAGTAAACTCGTTTCCTCATGGATTGCATGACTGTTTCATTGTTTAGAGTTTTAACGACGACGAGGTGTCACTCTTTGATGCACAGGAGGATGGTACTCGGtcaagaaagaagaaaatcaagTGAGTTATCTCTAACGAAGTTCTACTTCGATAACTTGTAGAGTTTACTTATTTATGACCTGTGAGTGATTTAGGCTAATTCATGTGAGATTAGTTGTAAGGACCATTCTCTCCTTTCTGAAGTCAATAATCAAATCATCTGTCTGGTACTGATTGTGACACAGTTACTTAAAATCCTTAatgctgtaaatgtgtgttcTCACGTGCGTGTTGTACTCCTCACACCCACACTACAAGACCGATAAGTCCATGAGTTTATAAGGGAAGTCCATGTGGCCGGTGTATTGTACCGCTTATACTCTATTTCTTAATAATTGACACtaaaaaacatatacataaagTATGAAATTATATTGTAGGCATCCAGTGGCttccttctttcatttgttcttcCGGGTCAGCGCCATCCTAGTGTACCTCCTCTGTGAGTATCTGAGTAACAGCTTCATCGCCTGCATGGTGACCATCATTCTCCTGCTGTCCTGTGACTTCTGGACAGTCAAGGTCAGAGTTCCTGCCTGCCCTGTACATCTGCTTTTCAAAAACCTCCTAACTATTATAATGGACTGTAGAGTTAAAATCCTTATACAAGCATTCAAACTTGACAAACTTGCCTTTAATTTATCATCAGATATCCTCCCATTCTTAGTGCTGTTagtcttttcttgttttatttgcaGAATGGTGCATGGTTGTGTACAAAGCTATCAGTCTGTTCTGTGGAGTTTGCATATTGTTTTAGTCTCTGAATCTAGCTGTGCAGTTGTTTTGTGACGGAGTCTTTTTAATGCTTTGAGGCATTTGGCTTTTTGTTCTGCAcattagaaaaacagaaacctAATAATTTTTGatgtagtattattattattattattattattattattattattattaatgttattatgagtctctgtctcactgtcaggGGCCTGATTTATGCTTCACTATCATTTACATTATGTTGTCAGTATCTGTTCCAAACTCTTctgtgtgacaaagagagagagagagagaaagatagatacACCAACACTCCTCAGTTATTTCAGCTGCTTTCACACAGAGTTGGTGTTGTCTGGCTGCTTATGAGACAAATGCAATGAATAGTCTATCCCATGAGGGTGCACAGTGCGTCGTATACTGTGAGTGCATTGACGTCAACTCATACGACCAGCCATCCTCTGCTTATAATACTGCTGTGAACTGTGAACACTTCAGATCTTAAGAAGCAGCTGATGATCTGTCTAAACCCTCTGATCTGTTGTCGCCCATCAGAATGTCACAGGTCGACTGATGGTTGGGCTGAGGTGGTGGAACCAGATCGATGACGACGGGAAAAGCCACTGGGTGTTTGAATCAAGAAAGGTACGTGACATTTGCCTGATATGGACAGAGCAGAAACATTCGCTCACTGTGgatcagaaaaaaaccccacagcagCTCCTAACAGCATGCTCACTTTATGAGACCCACAAAGAGAATTCTGTATGTAGATGTTTCTTGCCATCAGCTGGAGAATCGCTAGTGCAGTGTTTGGTTATAAATCGATTATCGTCAGTCATGGTTGTTACCCAAGTTTATTCACAAGACTGAGTGATTTGGATTTTAACCCTGTCTTTTGTTACCTAGTCATTTTCCAAAAAACTGCAAGTTACATGTGCTTAAGATctgaacattttctctttcctgtcttcTGAGCAGGATACAGGAAAGCAGAGTTCTTCAGATGCAGAGTCCCGAATCTTTTGGCTCGGCCTGATCATCTGTCCCGTTATCTGGGTCATCTTTGCCTTCACCACACTCTTTTCCTTCGGAATCAAGTGGCTGGTGAGGATCCAGTTGtacttttttttgccttgtggGAGGCTTTTGCATCCACAGTCCCAGCCTTGTTGCAGAAGAATGCAGTAACCTACAGTAATctgagtgtgactctggtgttaacagtgttggtgtgtgagtgtaactctgatgtaacagtgttggtgtgtgagtgtgactctgatgtaacagtgttggtgtgtgagtgtgactctggtgttaacagtgttggtgtgtgagtgtgactctggtgttaacagtgttggtgtgtgagtgtgactctggtgttaacagtgatggtgtgtgagtgtgactctggtgtaacagtgttggtgtgtgagtgtgactctggtgttaacagtgttggtgtgtgagtgtgactctggtgttaacagtgatggtgtgtgagtgtgactctggtgttaacagtgatggtgtgtgagtgtgactctggtgttaacagtgatggtgtgtgagtgtgactctggtgttaacagtgatggtgtgtgagtgtgactctggtgttaacagtgatggtgtgtgagtgtgactctggtgttaacagtgatggtgtgtgagtgtgactctggtgttaacagtgttggtgtgtgagtgtgactctggtgttaacagtgatggtgtgtgagtgtgactctggtgttaacagtgatggtgtgtgagtgtgactctggtgttaacagtgttggtgtgtgagtgtgactctggtgttaacagtgatggtgtgtgagtgtgactctgatgtaacagtgttggtgtgtgagtgtgactctggtgttaacagtgatggtgtgtgagtgttactctggtgttaacagtgttggtgtgtgagtgtgactctgcagttaacagtgttggtgtgtgagtgtgactctggtgttaacagtgttggtgtgtgagtgtgactctggtgttaacagtgatgGTATGTGACTGTGACTCCGGTGTTAACAGTGAtggtatgtgagtgtgactccggtgttaacagtgatggtgtgtgagtgtgactctggtgtaacagtgttggtgtgtgagtgtgactctggtgttaacagtgttggtatgtgagtgtgactctggtgttaacagtgttggtgtgtgagtgtgactctggtgttaacagtgatggtgtgtgagtgtgactctggtgttaacagtgatggtgtgtgagtgtgactctggtgttaacagtgttggtgtgtgagtgtgactctggtgttaacagtgttggtgtgtgagtgtgactctggtgttaacagtgatggtgtgtgagtgtgactctggtgttaacagtgttggtgtgtgagtgtgactctggtgtaacagtgttggtgtgtgagtgtgactctggtgttaacagtgatggtgtgtgagtgtgactctggtgttaacagtgttggtgtgtgagtgtgactctggtgttaacagtgatggtgtgtgagtgtgactctggtgttaacagtgatggtgtgtgagtgtgactctggtgttaacagtgttggtgtgtgagtgtgactctggtgttaacagtgatggtgtgtgagtgtgactctggtgttaacagtgttggtgtgtgagtgtgactctggtgttaacagtgatggtgtgtgagtgtgactctggtgttaacagtgttggtgtgtgagtgtgactctggtgttaacagtgatggtgtgtgagtgtgactctggtgttaacagtgttggtgtgtgagtgtgactctggtgttaacagtgatggtgtgtgagtgtgactccggtgttaacagtgatggtgtgtgagtgtgactctggtgttaacagtgttggtgtgtgagtgtgactctggtgttaacagtgatggtgtgtgagtgtgactctggtgttaacagtgttggtgtgtgagtgtgactctggtgttaacagtgatggtgtgtgagtgtgactccggtgttaacagtgatggtgtgtgagtgtgactctggtgttaacagtgttggtgtgtgagtgtgactctggtgttaacagtgatggtgtgtgagtgtgactccggtgttaacagtgttggtgtgtgagtgtgactccggtgttaacagtgatggtgtgtgagtgtgactctggtgttaacagtgatggtgtgtgagtgtgactctggtgttaacagtgttggtgtgtgagtgtgactctggtgttaacagtgatggtgtgtgagtgtgactctggtgttaacagtgttggtgtgtgagtgtgactctggtgttaacagtgatggtgtgtgagtgtgac contains:
- the trim16 gene encoding tripartite motif-containing protein 16, yielding MADTEQGKPPTSGQPDCSQCSGCLKGEKSKDCPQCSTNPDAKSAEKTQVNGISNKQTVNDSKAEEKKAQDSKAAEETKIQEDLKESEDPKKPQEDSGGETEPPSPVKEEVKEEPVGPDDVVCDSCIETVCRAKKSCLTCLVSYCAAHLRPHLENPKFQSHRLVEPLRDIERRTCENHTWPLEFYCCADACCICQDCVAEEHRGHNTMPIADARKKIEKELSDKQAETVKTVTAAENAINKLQVNTVSIETSVTEVRSVIEEQFTKLQAAVETVKREVTEILEGEERQALRQAEGIRSHLEQRCTDLKKIQVQMERISKNKNDVDFLQEHSEWKKETPDISLPGVYIGLMDRLKPFSQVIIQSTEELCEKHLTAYLDTLRDACRSDNMSIKTTVHAIISSKQNLSIPDPKTREDFLKYATLLSFDAETAHKFLRLTEDNRKVTNTTPWQHSYPDVPERFEHWRQVLAVESFYLGRHYFEVDMSGEGTHVGLTYKSIDRKGQETNSCITGNNFSWCLQWNGRTFSAWHSDVETPLSFSKVTRIGVYVDYSRGQLAFYGFDEDMFLIHQYQAEFLEPLYPAFWLSKKENVVLLVNPGDPLPLKSPSPPTTPPNGTSVPPTLSQ
- the tvp23b gene encoding Golgi apparatus membrane protein TVP23 homolog B, with translation MMRQSFNDDEVSLFDAQEDGTRSRKKKIKHPVASFFHLFFRVSAILVYLLCEYLSNSFIACMVTIILLLSCDFWTVKNVTGRLMVGLRWWNQIDDDGKSHWVFESRKDTGKQSSSDAESRIFWLGLIICPVIWVIFAFTTLFSFGIKWLAVVIMGIVLQGANLYGYIRCKVGTRSNLKNMATSYFGRQFLKQAMTKEEET